The Raphanus sativus cultivar WK10039 chromosome 6, ASM80110v3, whole genome shotgun sequence sequence CGTTTGTCTTGAAGATCTGAAAGTTGATCGGGTTTGTTGAGTTATCCTAATCTCAGTTTAACTCTCCTAgatctttttctgttttttttttttggtaaaaaaaggTGTTTTCACCCCCTTTGCCGCGAATCCAAGCACGAATCAAATCCTGATGGCAGAAGTTACATCTGCAACCCTTTTACCACTAGATTCCggttttttttctgtttttgttataGAACATGTGTCGTTTGTTACTTTGTCGGTTGTTATGAATGCTTCCTTTGCATAGGGCTCTGTCTTTGGAAAAGTGGGTTTGTTCCAGCTTTATGTCAAGGGTATTCTCTTCTTCCTTGGGTTTGTATCtcataatgatataaaatttcagttgaccaagaaaaaaagaaaggttCGATTGGGAAATAAACATTCAAATACAGTATCTATAAACTTACTGGTCACTAATAACAACTTACATAGTTACATTGAAAGGTGTAAGTAGTTAGGTACCTTCAACACAAACAATCGatacaagaaaaaagaaaagaaaatgcgACGTCGTGTACGGAATGGGACGAAAACGAAAGATTCTTtccttatttttcatttttagctACACTCTCattgttgttgacaaaaaagcTACTCTCTCATCCAATTGACTCATATCTATCCTTCTCCTTATTATTACGGCTCTTCTTCTGTCCCTTCATGTTTAATTTCTTATTATctggtatatatatatcacgGTAAAAGTCtcaaccaacaaaaaaaaactaaaaagattaGAGAACAGTTGAATCGATAGTGCTATACAAAAACTCCTGAGAAAACCAAAACAATCAAAACTTGGCGAAATTCATCAAATGCTAAAATCTGACCAGATAAATTGAAATTTCATTagatttgattataatttagacatagtgcatatttttttttctgaacaaccCAATAATTTAGACCTATTACATATATCATAGCCTGATTTGATGTATATTGTATATCAACTCTAGTATAACCTAATATACATGTCTTTGTCATgagacaatatatatatttcagcgGTGAATCTAGAAAAGTTTTTTGTGGtacaaaaaactataaaaaggACGTAAAGAGTTCTGAGGGAATTTGAACCATGGTCTAGAGGGGAAAAGCAAATGATTTAAACCAACTACGCTATAGAAAGTTTGTTGTTTCACATGCAAAtagatatttttagatttttgtggGGGTGGCTGCCTCCTCCCTAGTCAATGTAGGTTCGCTACTGATATTGGGACATGTAGAAGCAGTTCATTCCAAGCCACCAAAATTTACATGTGAGCCAAAAATATattctgagagagagagaggaaaagaAAGTATGTCCATTTACTCAGTAGACTAGTTGCTATCGTCTACAACACATTTTGTGGCTACTAGAGGGCAAATAAAAATAGGAAGTTTTCTTCAAAGAACAAAAAGGGAAGTTCAGTgcattcaattttttaaaaatttttataCTACATACAGTagaacttctataaattaatgatGTTAagactttgaaattttattaatttattaatttacagaaacttctttatttagattttttatttattttaagatatatttgattttagtgtatagaaattaattattattattttaatatttgatatttatattaattttattatattattcggtgtatataatatatattgaatagaacttaaatgtggttttagatataatattaccAATCtcgtcaaaaatatattaaacgttaagaaaatataaagataattttattgtgaatataaaataaacaatataataatagatttttacttatatgaaatatgtatacatataaattattaatttataatcttaatagaaccatatatttacatagaatttttttaaaagttaatatcttattattttactgatttgtatcaaatttttgaaCCGGTCAAAATTGAGACGAAcaaaatttagtaatttatagaaattaataatttattagatataatttatagaggttctactgtatgtCTTTAAAATGTACACATATATTGTTGTCAAAAACAAACATAgacatacacatatatgtatatgtgtgtataacatataagtatataaaacacCAAGTTACCCCATGGCTCTTTTttactttcaatttttttgaacTTTGTAATTCCAATGAAACACATTAAAATGAACATGATatatcatttttcaaaaaaaacaaaaaaaaacaccaagTAAACACTAGAGACAATGATTTCCCACTAGAgacaataatattaaaaatcgaGTTTGTCATTAATTTAATGGTCCCATATGTTATCACCTACTAGTATctgtttaaatttataatagatATACCGTagaaactatataaattaatacatgatcaattaataaatacaataaattaattttaaaatttgattataaGTTGGactaattcaaaatataacataaattgATAAGTTAATAAGAtaacatctttttaaaaaatcctaTTATATAGTCtcattaaatcataaattaataatttatacatatatattttatataaatgcaaggaaaaaaattgtattatttattttatattcacaatataatttatctatgattttttttaacatttaaatatattctgataatatttggtaaaattatattcaaaacaatatttaaattctaataaaataataaaaattggttttataaaatttaattactgtatatacagtaaaatctaaaaataaagttttataagttaataactctataaactaataaaatatgataatatcaacattattattttataattttactgTATATTGATGTATAtatttctgaaaaataaaatttatctaacTGAAATATGATACAATAATTACCTCTAAACTGAACGGAGAAaacattttttctaaaaaatatatatataatacagaTTAACCATTTGATCAAACATTTTTTTCGAGGTAGAAAGAGAATCGATCGATAATTTTATTCTATTGAACACGATTATAAACCATAAATATGTAATATGGATTAGTTCTTATTAGGCAAGAATCacttaaatttattatagtttgcaaaaaaaaactaattgaaACCTATTGAATGATAAGAGTCATAACACAAACTTAGGGGCTAGACTTTAAGAATTAACAAACTAAAAACCAGGGTTTACATAAATCCACGTAAAAAAGTGTCACTTTAGGTGGATCTTTTCTCAAGGGCTTCtagttttggaaaaaaaacCTTTGAATACAATATTCATCCAAAGGTAGCGAAAAACATTAACATAGAGCGGAAAACAACTTCCTCATAAGGAATATAGCGGCACGCTCTTTTTCTCATCTGATCATGGATGTTAGAGAGCGGAAAACAACTTCCTCACAAGGAATAGTGAGTCCCATGTCGTGCTTGAATCCGAACTCTTCCTCTGCCTGTTGAAGCAAGCTCTTGAACTTAGGATGAGCCAAGAAGGATATGGGTACGATGTAACGGCTCCTCTTTTCCCCTACATAGACCACGAAATGACCCTTTGGTACGTCTACAGGCAGACCATCCTCGTCGTAGCATTGATTCTTGGCCAAGCTCGAACATCTCTTGAGGATTTGCTTCAGCATTGCGGGTTGTGTTAGCTTTGGAGATCTCTTTACCACCATTGTTAGTTATAAGTTATTGAGGAAGAAAGACGCTGGGTCTAAATGAAGGAGAGATGGTGAAAGGGTTATTTATGGCTGAAAAATGAGGATGGGGATGGGATTTCTTAATTACACCAATtgttcaatttatttattattcaaataatAGATATATGGTCAATTTGGATGGATTCGTCTAGTATTACTGTATTAGTAGTAGTGTTCGATAGAAACAATTTAGGGTAATGTCGTAAACTTAAACACTCTTGAATTCATTTTTATGATTGGATGCAAACATGTTTTAGACCATGTATGTGTATTTTGTGGTAATCTATTAGTTGTGGATTTACTGAAAACTCTAATATTGTcgtaaaatattcaaaaaataaaattcaaatattgGATATTAGATATATTATCTTTAACGTGGTGTAAAAATTACTTTCAGACATGGATTTTATAAGACAATAGAATTATCGGCAATAGATTTTCTATGTAATAACATAATTCACTATATTCAAAAGTGTGAATTAAGCCatttaatgtgtttttaatttagaaagAAACCCACTTTGACTGTGAATTAAATTTCAACAAACCCATTTATTATTAGAATAAATGATATCGTcctaacttttaaaaatttataattgtgtgtatatattaaaatcaaCTACTTTTGGTCCCTGTTCTCTTCTATTTTTTAagttataaatatgaaaaatatatcatttgtaAAGTATATTTCATTATTAAGTAAGAATATGTGTATATTGTATGTACTAAATGTACGAATTATGTACTTATTAGCTCCTATATCTTTTTGTTAAGTTATCATTAGCTTTTATATTGCTTGCACCTCTTACGTGCATATAGTTGAATGTCCAGAGCATGCAAATACGTACATAAGCTATATATATCTAGCTTATGGTAAAGCTAGTTTTGTGCTCCCatactgtaaaaaaaaaactaaacacgAAGATCCTCTTtaaatagtttacaaaaaaagatcCTCTTTAAATCTTTTCCAAGTCTGTGACGATCATATATAGCTTTATGTTACTAACCATGTTAGTCGTCCTAATCATTTTTAGCATATGTAACCGGAACCTTTGAACTGTAGTTATGGTAGTAGAAGGCAAACAAACAGGAATTATAGCATGTTACTTTCAGCCTTCAAACTTCTCACAGAGAACCATGCTCACCTTATCATTTTTGAGACATTGGCCCCCCTTTCACATCAGTACATTTTGGGGCCTCCATATTCATAAATAATCATtcaaataaaatgataatatgaTAACTGAAAAATACTATCTTTTAATCGttctttaataatatatcatttatgTTTAGTTGTTGTAGacattaatttctttttctttttattttaaaagtcgAAAACACTTTTTATgtatagaatttgagtttatatataaaattttcagttgtaaccaaaatataattttgtcattaattttcttaagattaaattttctttaaaataatatcaaagtttaatataataaaacaatttattttctggttcatatttttttttttaatattattgtttgatataaaataaataatttttgccTCAGAGCCTCAGGTTCCTCATAGCCTTCAGACGACACTTTTCTCATCTCAATTCAGTTCATGATTCTTTTACCATGGCAACGCATGTCCTGTCTAAACTACGAATAGTCCAAGATTTTGTCTTTATCCAAACCCTTAAACCCgcacattgtttttttttattaaaaagatagtTTCACTTTTTACCCAGAAATCCAAACAAGGTCTTTTTCACCGAACGTATAAAATGCCTGCTAGATACTTCTTTACCACTAGACCAACGGCTCATTCATTTTCTAGTGCTAGAAAAACAGTAAACTATGTAGCTCTTTGTTCATAATTCATCACAATTTCCTTTTCTCCTGAATCAAATCATGTAATTAAGATTGTTTCCTCATTTAGATctttcagagagagagagagagagagagagagagagttttatGTAGAACTCGTCCCTGTCATTAGGTCAAAAGCTTGAATCCATGTTCTGTGAAGGAGATTTGTGACATATGTTGTTGATTTGAAAATGGGAAAAAATAAGAGTCGTTACTCGTTAGGACAATTTGCCTTGAGAAAAGACTAAGACAAGTCTCTAATATAACCACATGAACTCCATGTTACTCTTGTCTAGCATCTTTCATCGAGCTGTCCTGTCTCTACAACTACAATCCTTTTTCTGACACAAACTTTGAAAGAACAATAAACATAGTTGCCCTCAAACTTTTTTTGTATTGCCCCACACATCTCATCTCCCAAAACTCATGTCTGCTTCTTTTATGGAAAATACATTATCAATCCTGTTTTTCGCATGttcaaaaaaatcttatttttctcCAGAAACGTGAAAAAGATAAACCTATAAAACTCTAAGACCTGTCCTGTTTTCGTACGACTCTTTTCCATTTTAAACATCAGAAAGGGGCATACCATGTCAATTCAATGGACATTTATATCTTTGATCCAGACATCTTATCCTCCAAAAGTCATGTCTATTTACAATAGGGAGTAAGGACTATCcaaatttattttcttcaacACGTGAAAGATAATCGacagttttctttcttttccaaacctcgggaaaaaaaaacataatacaaaTTGTACTATTCCTCCAGAGTTTGTATAGATCCTGAAACTCAACTTTTAGAACTCTTCTTTCTGGTCGACAAAAAAAgaactcttctttcttttttgtggGCTGCGGAAATTACTTAATGAATGTAATGTCTTTTCATCACATGGGTCGCAGAAAATTAGCAAAGAACGTGGACCCTGTGTATACAAGAAACTGCAGATAGTAAGTCACTATTGCAAGTTACAATTAGCTAATATAAACATGCAATtgaatgatgatgataaatAGCTAAACTGAAAATGACAACATGAactaaacataaaaagaaaagaaaagaagagaaaaaaaacagagtggCACCTCGAGAGAATTAACGGCTCACATTATTTAGACATACTAAATTCCTTCTCTTTTGTTTACATCAATCACACTAGATTGTTAAATTTCTTggaaaaatatcatatatggaGAACTAAAAGGATACCAATGAATTTACATGGAAAAGGTAACCTTCCATCGAATTAGAAACCATTGCAATCAAATCCACACAATCTGAGCCAAAACGGTTCCTAGTCCAAGAAGCAAATATCTTGCATTTCGTAACCCATACAAACAATCTGTGCCGGCTTAGCATACCGGGCGGTCAGTGCGACCGCCCCAGGGCCCACcccaatttctttttcttttatcaacatATACGtgtattaaaactaaatttaaatagtgttacaaaatataataatacgtAACATTGtaatcaaaaacaaagaaaaacatatgaatttttactttttgttttaaaaataaatttgataataattaaaatattaaagattaaTACTAATAgggtccaaattttttttttttgtccaagGGCCTACGTAGATGTTGAACCGGCCCTGCAAACAATAAACCTGTTCTCAACCTTTTAATCCTAAATGCAGGATTTATCGTCCGTGATCACTATATATCCACGACTACTCCAAAAACCAGACCCATGCCATAATCCACGAGCCTATAAAATGACACTTAAGACTTAAGAGTGCTTGGACTTAATTGCGATGCTTGGTTGGACACCGAATGGTTTAAAGCTTTCATTAGAGCACGTTTCTACtttgatttatcatttaacTTATATTTGTAGATTTTTGGAACACATATTTTTAGccctatttttaatatatgtacaCAAGAAGCTGAGCTGGAGATCGAAGATAAGGGCTGGGAGAATAGAATAACTACGTTAAGTGTGAGGAGCTCTCATTTTTTGATGAGGAAGATAAGGTTTATTTCTCTCAATCACCAAATCATTTAAACCTTTGTggaatttcaaaagaaaataaaatcaagatctagttattaTATAAAACGTCTGTGGAACAATAGGCACACGTCTTGTGTAAAAATCATGTCAATAATATCAAGAGGGACTTGTCCATGATGATGGTGAACCCCAAATTTTCTCATGAAGCAAACTTAGCCTGCTCAGCTGAGAGATCCAGCGCTTTCTGGAGTAACAAAACGTGTCATCAAAggtatcttattattttttcattttacacaATTCCAGACGGGAGCCGGAGAACAAGCTGGCCTCCGAAAACACTGCACAAGAAAATATCAAACCAAATGACTCAAATAAGCACTTTGCATTGCATGATGATGCAAAAGGAGGAGACTACCTTTTAACATAGTAGTAACAGAAGTCTGCCAAGATGAATGTTTGCACGACTTCTGAGATTAAGAACATCGATGGCCATAGTCCGTATCCTAGAGCTACTAGCAGGTGTCCCCGGGTATCCACTAACTGTTACGCCAAGAAAAGAGAAACACAAGTAaatctttactctctctctctcactatcTTTCCAAGATCAGAACGTACCTGTAAAACCCAGTGCGCACAGCTAAAGAATCTCGCTACTCCAAGTGCAAAAACATAATGAGCTGTGAAAGGTTCCACTATCTgaatttaaccaaaaatatgCAGGATTATTTAAACTTGTACGTTTTTCAGTTCTCAAGGTTTACCTGGTTTAGTTTAACCTTCATAAAATTGACATACCTTGGTGTTCTGCATCACTCTCAGCTGTGGCAGTACTGAGACAGCTTCCAGGTAGACACAGAATGCCCAGGATATTCTATTCAATATATTATGTGAAGTTGATGGATGGATCAAAACAGCTAACACAGCACAGGGCACAAgctgcaaaaataaaataaaaaatcaataaagcTTTTAATCCACCACCAGTACTTAAATGATACCATGTTCTCACGGCAGTTCATGGGCATAGGCCAGTTAAGCATTGGCCTATGGCCTccaaaacttttgaaaaaaaaattacatagaaATAGACTTCCAAATTtgtaaaacaataatatttattaaaaattttactaaatctTTTACAATCACCAAAATCTGGGATACAAGTTATTAGTTGTATGAATCTAGTCATGCGAGTGTTTCAAGATTAAAGAAGCACATAAATCTGAACTTAGATTAAGTTTAGATAAAACTAAGACTTCTTTTTAGAGGTTGAAAAGAGTACCAACATAGACACACTTACGACATAATAGAGAGGAAGGGTGTCTTTGTCCTCCATGTAACTAGACTTTAACTTAAAACGGATCATAAAAATAACCCAGAGTGTTGCAGCCAAAGTAGCCAAGTCAAGAATGGTATGTATGTCGTATTCCATAACCAAGCTGCAGTAAAGCCTCACAGCCAGAAATATAGCTGTAAGCTCCTGTGATTTCAATGACAATCCTGCAAAAAAAAGCCAATACTCACTAATTCTAATCATAACAAAAGCTTCATCctaatttgtaataaaaaaaaatgccAAGTCAAAGCAAGGTACCAGCACAGGTCTTTTCCTTGGtgagtttataaataagaaGAGAGATTCCAATGGAATGAACAGATTCGGCTGCGACGAATAGATTGTCGTGATCGTGAACGATGAACCTCAGCAGGACAAGAGCCGTTATGCCAGACGCAACTGCAAGGAAGGCTTTCACCTTTGGAGGCTGTCTCTTCACCCATGTCCACACGGCGTGGATCGGAGACTTTGTCGCCCTCATGCtcgatttcttcttcttcttctttctctctgtaGCTTTCTTGGTAAAGTGATGCAGGAAGTCTTAACAAAGTGACACACGAAAATGATAGTCAGTCTCAGATGGGGTGAGTCACACCCAATTAAAAACAACGTATATAGgcccctaaagtctaaactactCCAATCACCTATAGTTTGACAATATATATTTGACAAGGAATAAATACTTAATAAATGgcctattaaatatataaaaaaaaacaggtgCAAATTtcttccaaattttttttattaaaataattattttaaaagttagtaagttaaaatatatcggtatattatttgatcaaaataatatataaaaattagcttataattttattatttgattttatgataatcaaattgtataaatgttttatgtaacttttttagtttattccattaaacatataaaatattttataaatgcaagaTGGgttaaacaaacataaaaacttgttttcaattataaaatccaaaataaattttgatcaaTGCATGCCTGATGGATTTAGTAGAATGATTAACCAAATCAATGTGATACTGGATAATTAAACATACCTTACTGCAGATTTaattataactagattttgacccgcgctatAAAAGCGCGGaagtatttttggtttaattctattttgttgttttttgtttagttttggtttaaattttggttttttgatCAAAGATATATGAACCATTTGGTTAtctattaattttgatttagtttCAGTTTGACTATTTTGGTTAGTGCTGCATAAAAAACTTGAATCCgaagaaccaaaccgaatctAATCCAAAAATTAGTTCGAACAAAAAATTGGTTAAATATTCCAATGGGttcaaaaaatttgtatatagaGAACTGAATCGAATTCGATTCAAACTGAAGTATTTCGGGTACCCGAGTGtatcgaaatagatttatatcttcaatatattaattatttttagatttaatatataaagaatatccaaaatatatatgatattttaaatttgtttaaaagtaaatatttaaaatagttaaacaatactcaaaacaccaaaaatacttgaaatattctattgattctctatctaaATATCCataccaaaccaatttatatgttacttttatgtattttggcatacattattcaaacttatatgtaattattctattttatttttagattttgagaaacttaaagtacatataaattttaaaaattttaaataatacaaacAGGTTATcagaacccgcaaagatctgaagcGAACCCGagccaaaattataaatactcgAATGAGGTTGAAAATTTTAACCCCGAAAAATCCAAAACTCGAATAGACCCGGATCAAATCTGAATGGGTACTAAAacttatatgtaatattttattttatttttattttttagattttggaaattttaagtatttatgaatttttatttctttaaataatttaaacggatTATCCGAAAccacaaagatccgaatcaaatcaaaacaaaaatttataaatacc is a genomic window containing:
- the LOC108810083 gene encoding protein SMALL AUXIN UP-REGULATED RNA 12, with protein sequence MVVKRSPKLTQPAMLKQILKRCSSLAKNQCYDEDGLPVDVPKGHFVVYVGEKRSRYIVPISFLAHPKFKSLLQQAEEEFGFKHDMGLTIPCEEVVFRSLTSMIR
- the LOC108806062 gene encoding uncharacterized protein LOC108806062, with protein sequence MRATKSPIHAVWTWVKRQPPKVKAFLAVASGITALVLLRFIVHDHDNLFVAAESVHSIGISLLIYKLTKEKTCAGLSLKSQELTAIFLAVRLYCSLVMEYDIHTILDLATLAATLWVIFMIRFKLKSSYMEDKDTLPLYYVLVPCAVLAVLIHPSTSHNILNRISWAFCVYLEAVSVLPQLRVMQNTKIVEPFTAHYVFALGVARFFSCAHWVLQLVDTRGHLLVALGYGLWPSMFLISEVVQTFILADFCYYYVKSVFGGQLVLRLPSGIV